From Candidatus Binataceae bacterium, one genomic window encodes:
- a CDS encoding phosphatase PAP2 family protein produces the protein MLASRCSLCAVILLMVVTGAAQAQSPNPTAVGELLADAGYVVNNAQLDLEDIGLSPFYITSPNSPFRQSRFYLALGAASALWGGSFALDQTMHGELRDLSRSDHDVMENFSYTTLISALGLLYIYGLYTDNVSLRHDLLTGAEAAGMGVLFNLGIKAGFGRLRPAQTSSHLEFFHPPSGFNSRSFTSNDMVIETAMATGISEYYGNRWYVAAPVYSLVALEGVTRLKNQQWFSDVLAGGLLGWATTELLLHLHREHSLQPGRWRIVPLAAPASVPHTTALAPPALGFACLW, from the coding sequence ATGTTGGCGTCTCGATGCTCACTATGCGCGGTAATTCTGCTGATGGTAGTCACAGGCGCGGCGCAAGCACAATCGCCCAATCCCACAGCAGTCGGCGAACTGCTGGCCGACGCCGGCTACGTCGTTAATAATGCACAGCTCGACCTCGAAGATATCGGCCTGTCACCGTTCTATATCACCTCTCCCAATAGTCCCTTTCGCCAATCCCGATTCTACCTTGCGCTGGGCGCTGCCAGTGCGCTGTGGGGCGGCTCGTTTGCCCTGGACCAGACGATGCATGGCGAGTTACGCGATCTCTCGCGTAGTGATCACGACGTGATGGAAAATTTCAGCTATACAACGCTGATCTCCGCGCTGGGCCTGCTCTATATCTACGGGCTATACACCGATAACGTCAGCCTGCGCCACGATCTACTGACCGGCGCCGAGGCCGCCGGGATGGGAGTGCTATTCAACCTCGGGATCAAAGCCGGATTCGGCAGATTGCGCCCGGCGCAGACCAGCAGCCATCTTGAGTTCTTCCATCCTCCGAGCGGCTTCAACAGCCGGTCGTTCACCTCGAACGACATGGTGATCGAGACCGCGATGGCCACCGGAATCAGCGAGTACTACGGCAATCGTTGGTACGTGGCGGCGCCGGTTTATTCCTTGGTGGCGCTGGAAGGAGTCACGCGGCTTAAGAACCAACAATGGTTCTCCGACGTTTTGGCGGGCGGATTGCTGGGTTGGGCCACTACCGAACTGCTGTTGCACTTGCACCGAGAGCATTCCCTGCAGCCCGGCCGCTGGCGTATCGTGCCACTCGCAGCGCCGGCCTCGGTCCCACACACGACTGCGTTGGCTCCGCCCGCCCTCGGTTTTGCCTGCCTTTGGTGA
- the ispF gene encoding 2-C-methyl-D-erythritol 2,4-cyclodiphosphate synthase, translated as MKFKIGQGFDFHPLQTGRRLVLGGVEIAHERGLLGHSDADVAAHALANAILGALGEGDLGRHFSDRDPAYRDADSLELLGEIWRRGQAAGWQIQNADVTVFAQRPRLAPYLEQMRVRLAQCLGLPTADLNIKASNPEGLGALGREEGMAAAAVVLLARD; from the coding sequence ATGAAGTTTAAAATCGGACAAGGCTTTGACTTTCACCCCTTGCAGACGGGCCGGCGCTTGGTCCTAGGCGGCGTGGAAATTGCCCATGAGCGGGGCTTGCTGGGCCATTCGGATGCCGACGTGGCAGCCCATGCGCTGGCCAACGCGATCCTAGGAGCACTGGGCGAAGGAGACCTGGGACGCCATTTCTCCGATCGAGATCCCGCCTATCGCGATGCCGACAGTCTGGAGCTGCTGGGCGAGATCTGGCGGCGGGGTCAGGCCGCTGGATGGCAGATTCAGAATGCCGACGTTACCGTCTTCGCCCAGCGCCCGCGCCTGGCCCCTTACCTTGAACAAATGCGCGTGCGATTGGCCCAATGCCTGGGCTTGCCAACCGCCGACCTTAATATAAAGGCTTCCAATCCGGAGGGCTTGGGGGCATTAGGTCGTGAGGAGGGGATGGCGGCGGCGGCGGTCGTGCTGCTGGCGCGGGATTGA
- a CDS encoding MarR family transcriptional regulator, with product MASEQAPTERDYVDQIIARWAQAWPEWDMSVFAVTGRIRLLVLLLDAALAHVGERYGIKLGELEILVSLRRRGEQCSATPTELAEEVWITAASITRRIDQLVKLKLVERERDVLDDRREVLVRLTQRGREVAMAVLDESMKAEGRLIQRLDSQARQGLIDSLRELLLSVEAPAGIPPMRLFRGIRSSGAMIAAKLDQSKG from the coding sequence GTGGCCTCAGAACAAGCACCGACAGAACGTGACTATGTCGACCAGATAATCGCGCGCTGGGCCCAGGCTTGGCCGGAATGGGACATGTCGGTGTTTGCGGTCACCGGCCGCATCAGGTTGTTGGTGCTATTGCTGGATGCCGCGTTGGCGCACGTAGGCGAGCGCTATGGGATAAAACTAGGCGAGCTAGAAATCCTAGTCTCGCTGCGCCGGCGAGGCGAACAATGCTCGGCTACTCCCACGGAATTAGCCGAGGAAGTCTGGATCACCGCGGCCTCCATTACCCGCCGGATAGATCAGCTCGTCAAGTTGAAACTGGTTGAACGCGAACGTGACGTTTTGGACGACCGGCGTGAAGTGCTGGTGCGCCTGACCCAGCGCGGCCGGGAGGTGGCGATGGCGGTGCTGGATGAAAGCATGAAGGCGGAAGGCAGGCTAATCCAGCGTCTGGACAGCCAAGCGCGCCAGGGTCTGATCGATTCGCTACGTGAGCTGCTATTGTCGGTTGAGGCACCCGCGGGAATCCCGCCGATGCGGTTGTTTCGCGGAATCCGCTCCTCGGGGGCCATGATTGCGGCCAAGCTGGACCAATCCAAGGGCTGA
- a CDS encoding NAD-dependent epimerase/dehydratase family protein has protein sequence MDNSTVVVTGGAGFIGSHLTDALLASGRRVRVIDNFATGRRDQVNSAAELIEADIRDFNAMATAFAGADCIFHVAALPRVPLSIEQPLETHLVNVVGTLNVLLAARAQRVRRVIFSGSSSVYGTQPNLPLHEEMRPNPLNPYALQKLTGEEYTRLFHQLYGLQTLTLRYFNVFGPRMASEGAYVTVMSVFLRARAKGQPLPIHGDGEQSRDFTHVRDVVRANLLAMDCARADGCAINIGQGRNLTINRIAELFGGPTRHGAARPGDARHTLADNRRAAEILNWHPMENTEAAVRELLLDAGRRPRAGG, from the coding sequence GTGGATAACTCGACGGTAGTGGTTACTGGCGGAGCAGGCTTTATCGGCTCCCATCTCACCGACGCGCTACTGGCCAGCGGACGGCGAGTGCGCGTAATCGATAATTTTGCGACTGGTCGGCGTGATCAGGTCAATTCCGCGGCCGAGCTGATCGAGGCCGATATCCGAGACTTCAACGCGATGGCCACCGCCTTCGCGGGAGCGGATTGCATTTTCCACGTGGCCGCCCTACCCCGCGTTCCGCTCTCCATCGAACAGCCATTGGAAACCCACCTAGTCAACGTCGTGGGCACCCTCAATGTGCTTTTGGCAGCTCGCGCTCAACGCGTGCGGCGAGTGATTTTTTCCGGCTCTTCGTCGGTTTACGGCACCCAACCGAATCTGCCGCTCCACGAAGAGATGCGGCCCAATCCGCTTAATCCTTATGCACTCCAGAAACTGACCGGCGAGGAATACACCCGCCTGTTCCATCAGCTCTACGGCCTTCAGACTCTGACCCTGCGTTATTTCAACGTGTTTGGTCCGCGGATGGCGAGCGAGGGTGCCTACGTCACGGTTATGAGCGTTTTCCTGCGCGCCCGGGCTAAGGGACAACCGCTGCCAATCCACGGCGACGGTGAGCAAAGCCGAGACTTTACCCATGTGCGGGACGTGGTGCGCGCCAACCTGCTGGCGATGGATTGCGCGCGGGCCGATGGTTGCGCAATCAATATCGGCCAGGGGCGCAATCTCACCATCAACCGCATCGCCGAACTGTTCGGCGGCCCAACCCGCCATGGTGCGGCGCGCCCGGGCGACGCCCGCCATACGCTGGCCGATAACCGCCGCGCCGCCGAAATCCTAAACTGGCATCCGATGGAAAATACCGAGGCCGCGGTTCGCGAGCTACTGCTCGATGCCGGACGCCGTCCGCGGGCGGGCGGCTAA